The following nucleotide sequence is from Cucumis melo cultivar AY chromosome 1, USDA_Cmelo_AY_1.0, whole genome shotgun sequence.
GCAAGTAAGGATCACCAATTCTCACATCCCTTCAAGGCTCCCAATCTTCTGATATACCAAATGAGAATGGTAGGAAAGCCATATCAGCCCCAAGCCTCTAATATTCTTCCATGAAAATTAGGTTATAAGGGGAAGACACAATGGAAAGAATCAATTCTGAAATACTGAAAGAGAATTAGGGGGGAAGTTGGAACAACAAAGTGAGCAGCACATATTCTTGCATTGAGGTGTTTGATCTATTTTATGAGCAAGTGTTGAAAAGGTAACACTGAGGGTGAACGGTCAGGTTGAATGGAGGAACCTGCTTCCATTAAAGCCATCAGAAAAGGTACCAACTTTACATATTCTCACTTGCCAGACTCTAGAAGTAACCTCCTCCCAAAAGCATCAAGTTCTAACTGCTTGAGCAGATGCTTTCTTGAATGATAGACTCTGTAATAGATGAAATTCAAGTCCCAGAAGGGGAGGTGGGATGATGGTATGAGATCTGAAGAAAATAAGTGAGAGTGGATTCAGAGAACAAAGCCAGGCTAAATGTTCAATGAAAGAGGAGAGAGTGACCTGGTAGTTAGCCTAGCCACTACCTACAGTGCGCCTATGGTCAACTAAAGTGTACCACCAGTATCTAATGATTAAAATTGGAAACTCTTCAAACCATCATAATGGGTAACATCTCACAATAATGTACTAAAGAGAGGAATGAATTTTATTGTATTGACAATTTGAGGAAATGCCAGGGAGAAGGACTCATGGTTCATATAAAGAGTACAAGACTAAAAGACATGGTTTTCAAAGAAATAACCTGAAAAATGCtacaaaaatatacatataaaatcACGTACCAGAAATATTAGGCTaacaaagaaaaatataattcaCGATTCAATGCTTTTTGATGAAAAGCCTTTCCATTGGACAATGAAGGAAAATAATTAAGAGAAAAAATGTCAATACCATCCCGCAGTTGTGCTTGCTGTTCCATGGCTTGGAGACGGAACTTCAGCTCATTATTCTGGTTTGTAAGTCCAACTGAGTCTCGCTGAATATAAAATAGTCACAGTAACACAGGAAGATTTAGGCATAGAAAAATGAAAGTTAAATATAATTGTCATCACTCAGAACTCAAAATCTCTACCTGCAGAAGTGTGAGTTGGGCAGACAGCGTGGTAGCTTCTGTCTGAAGCGTCTGAACCTTGTGTTCCAACTCAGATATATACCGCATTTTTCGTTCTTTTGATCGAGCAGCAGATTGACGGTTTGCCAAGATCCTGAAGCAAATCAGTAATTCGAGATTATTAGCCAATGGATGAAGTCATGTTAGTAAATCAGTTGATGACACAATTTGCATATACCTCTTTGCACGTTTAGGATCAGTTAGTGCAATCTCAGCTAGTTTGTCATTTGCCATAATTTTCTTCAGTTCAGCCCCACTGAACTCACCATTACCAAATTCCAAGCTGAATGGAGTTGAATTACCGTCAGCTAGGTTGTTTGAAGAAAGTTGCCCCGGACGAATGCCGGGTGGTGTAGGAGGCATTTTGGGTGACTCATCACCAAACTGCAACTTGCCCATGAAGCTATCCATAGAGATACTCCGGTAATGTCTGTTATTTGGAGCAATATCTCCCCCAGCAGTCCGTTTAATTCCTTCCCTCTTCTCGGCAGACGAATTCAATCCAGGCATTTGAGAGTTATCCCCACTTTCGTTAACACTGCTTTCTGCTTCATTATCACTGCTCTCACCCCCTGTCTTTGTGCCACTGCCTCTACTATCCAAATCCTCCCGATTCTCATGACCATTCTTGTCGTTAGTCCCTGAGGAGTTGAACAAATCAATATTATCCAAATTCATATAAGCAGAGAACAAATCATCCACAGTGTCCCCTTCAGACTTCTTTTCACCCATTCCTTCCAAATGGTTATCAATGCTTTTCTCCAAACTAGGTTCCCTTTTAACAAACTGGCTGGCTTGCTTAAATATTCCCGCATTCTCTTTGCTACTTGTTGATCGCTCCAATCCACCTGAGCCACTAAAAGGGAGAACAGGAGGTGACTGAATCATCGAAGATAATCCAAATGGAATATCACTGTTAGACCGCCTATGGGCTTTACGAGGAGGTAAAGCATCACCCATCTTCGAAGAATTGGCCCTCGTATAAGGTGAAGGAGGCAACAAAGAATGAGAACTGGCATCCCTATCCTCCATTGACGTATCGGCAGAAACCTGATCTGAATTCGACGTAGATGGGGAGTCACGAAATGGGGCCGGACTTAAAGGGGGCAAAGAAtcgagagagaaaaaagaaggctGAGATAACGATCGAGAATGAGTAGGAACTGAGTTATAACTCTGTTGGTTCATCGGACGGGATACAGGGATCTGAGAATACGGTGAGATTGGTGGGACCTGCGGCGAGTTAGGACAAGGAGGTATCCCAATTCGTCTATTATTATCCCCAAGAAAATTCGACTGGAAATGCTGTGGACGGCCTTGAGAGCAGGTCATTTGAGAAATTTTAAGTTGATCCATAGAGAAATGATACTTTAAAGCAGAAGATGAAGATGTTCCAAACGAACATTGAAGATTTCGTAAGTTATCAGTACGAGCATCTTCAGTATCACCCATTTCGCCTCAAACAAACACTAGAACAATAATGCTCAAACGaggaaataaaaaaaccaaaatcacCACTTCACACAGCCACGAAAATTGAATTCCAATCACAACCACGATCAATCACCCATTCAATCTGCCACAaattatacaaagaaaaaaaaaattcatgaacTGAACCTAAACAATCACTGGAACAATTTAACCAGTTACAAAACGTTCAAATGTAAAGCAACGACTCTTCATTGACGATAATGGGCACTTCACGGTCGTTAACTATACCTCCTAGCCAGTAAAAAGAAACTCAACAATAATGGCGTCCCAGAGAAGGAAGCCAACGACGTTTCGTTGGAACAGCAAGACTTGAAGGTCTCTTAATAATTCCCAGCCATttctagaagaagaagaagcatttCCGGTCAAAAACTTGCAGCAAAGCTTTAAACTAAATTTCCGGCGGGAATCCCGAGAAAACGCCGGcgatttctctttctctctctctctccacgATGACGATGACGACCTTCCTCCTGGTAGTACACCGATTTTCATGAGGCGTACGCGTGAATTTAATAAGAATTTGCATTTCACCCGAATTTGAATTTGTTTTGCATTTCAATTTCATTCCGACCGCATTTCggcattttttttctttcttttgttatcGGCCAGATTTCATTTAAATTATTGGGATTAAATTCCATGAAGATTACATATGTCGGGATAAggtaattaaaatattattaattttttttttaaaaaaaggaaaatacaaaaatgaaatgaaaattaaGATTGTATCCCTTTTTCCTTTCATgtattaaatttttctttttcttttctagttggaattttccattttataagcaaataaaaaatcaaagagTGGTGACCAAATTTGgaaatttcattattttaaaaaatttacttcaattttttacacttaatattattaaatatacaaccgaatttttttccttttgtttttaataCGCTGAATTCATTTTAACCTTgcatttataatttctacttttcttttcttcttttcttttttttttacaatttaaattCTAGGGTTTGGTTACCTACTTATCTTAAATAATACTAATAACTacgataataaataaataaatagtatGTACTTAGGATGCAAATTgtgttattataatctgtgtttgAAGTATAAATTATTATAGTTGTACCgatataatatgtgtttgggatggagattattataatctgaattttttatctttttttgaAATACgtatatattataaatgaaatacacatttttcttcGATTAATTTTATCAAATCTGGTTAATTAGAatgtttatttaataaatttaccTTCAAACTAGGTTTTTCACTATTATAAGGTGCTAATTAGTGTCAGGGAATTGGACTGAGGAGGGTCAACATACATAAATGCTAAAAAACaacttaaataataatattttcttcttcttcttttttatgaaAAACAATAATTAGTGATATTAAAAATACTACTAATAAGTCAAAAGAATTTAATTCATGATATGTAAAGGAAATATTAGGTTAATGACGATCTATAACCGTTTGTTAAGCATGAGATCACCTTTGAAAATCTTGTAACGATAAGAAGTGAAAATGGGACTAAGAATGTTTGaatgttattttaattaattaaatttacatatttgttTATACTATTtagattttcaaattttatgtttaaacttctaaattttatatattttacttAGACTATGAGTTTTggttatttaaattttaataattttgattctaatatgATAGTATTATTATTAACATTCTTTAAAACTTTGGAAAATTGTTACTTtcctttttaaacttttgaatcTGATTTAGAAAAACATCATTCAATTTTAAACTTGTTTCAAATTGAAAGATGAAAATTGATTTGGTAGTTAAGGTGACGTTAAATATCTTAttatgttaattttcataaatgatattacacaatcttttaatttttttaatgttatgcaaatttttatctaattttttaattaaaccaaatctttaaatatatatatatatatatatatatatatatatatatgaacaaaattcattagatGATTTTTCTTGTGGCATAATTAAAATGTATCTTGAGTTAAGCTCGGCCAAATTCGACATCCAGGACCTCACATAATGCAAATAAAATGCAACAAATCTTGAAACTCATTTAACAATTGGCAATTTCATCAATCTAAGTCGAGACTCATCATCTATACGACCCTAGATTGATGAAATTGTTGAAATTCGTCGAACGAAACCATATGCATTAAATTAAAACCAAATACAAAAAAAACTCCAACAACTGCATATTTCACAAATAACTCATCCGCCTCAGATTTCTCAAATAATCTTAAACCCTAAACTCAAAA
It contains:
- the LOC103490335 gene encoding bZIP transcription factor 29-like isoform X2 — translated: MGDTEDARTDNLRNLQCSFGTSSSSALKYHFSMDQLKISQMTCSQGRPQHFQSNFLGDNNRRIGIPPCPNSPQVPPISPYSQIPVSRPMNQQSYNSVPTHSRSLSQPSFFSLDSLPPLSPAPFRDSPSTSNSDQVSADTSMEDRDASSHSLLPPSPYTRANSSKMGDALPPRKAHRRSNSDIPFGLSSMIQSPPVLPFSGSGGLERSTSSKENAGIFKQASQFVKREPSLEKSIDNHLEGMGEKKSEGDTVDDLFSAYMNLDNIDLFNSSGTNDKNGHENREDLDSRGSGTKTGGESSDNEAESSVNESGDNSQMPGLNSSAEKREGIKRTAGGDIAPNNRHYRSISMDSFMGKLQFGDESPKMPPTPPGIRPGQLSSNNLADGNSTPFSLEFGNGEFSGAELKKIMANDKLAEIALTDPKRAKRILANRQSAARSKERKMRYISELEHKVQTLQTEATTLSAQLTLLQRDSVGLTNQNNELKFRLQAMEQQAQLRDDLIPSSHLPFWDLNFIYYRVYHSRKHLLKQLELDAFGRRLLLESGK
- the LOC103490335 gene encoding bZIP transcription factor 29-like isoform X1 codes for the protein MGDTEDARTDNLRNLQCSFGTSSSSALKYHFSMDQLKISQMTCSQGRPQHFQSNFLGDNNRRIGIPPCPNSPQVPPISPYSQIPVSRPMNQQSYNSVPTHSRSLSQPSFFSLDSLPPLSPAPFRDSPSTSNSDQVSADTSMEDRDASSHSLLPPSPYTRANSSKMGDALPPRKAHRRSNSDIPFGLSSMIQSPPVLPFSGSGGLERSTSSKENAGIFKQASQFVKREPSLEKSIDNHLEGMGEKKSEGDTVDDLFSAYMNLDNIDLFNSSGTNDKNGHENREDLDSRGSGTKTGGESSDNEAESSVNESGDNSQMPGLNSSAEKREGIKRTAGGDIAPNNRHYRSISMDSFMGKLQFGDESPKMPPTPPGIRPGQLSSNNLADGNSTPFSLEFGNGEFSGAELKKIMANDKLAEIALTDPKRAKRILANRQSAARSKERKMRYISELEHKVQTLQTEATTLSAQLTLLQRDSVGLTNQNNELKFRLQAMEQQAQLRDALNEALTAEVQRLKLATTDINAQSHPSNGVMAQSSMNRHGLQLQQQHQQQQHMQQNGSATTKPESNQ